The Carnobacterium mobile DSM 4848 genome includes a window with the following:
- a CDS encoding ASCH domain-containing protein: MDAKQLWNVFSEHYPEHQSADYQAWSYGAAADELADLTVKGIKTATASAYELYALENEPLPKAGEWNVILDDKGQAVCITQTTNVSVVPYNEVTKEHAFKEGEGDRSLTYWKEVHQDFFLKEYQAKELEFNETIPVVCEEFEMVFKAN, translated from the coding sequence ATGGATGCAAAACAATTATGGAATGTATTTAGTGAACACTATCCAGAACACCAATCAGCAGATTATCAAGCATGGAGTTATGGAGCAGCAGCGGATGAATTAGCAGATTTGACAGTAAAAGGGATAAAAACAGCTACTGCTTCAGCATATGAGTTATATGCTTTAGAAAATGAACCATTACCAAAAGCTGGAGAATGGAATGTTATATTAGATGATAAAGGACAAGCTGTTTGCATTACTCAGACAACTAATGTGTCTGTTGTACCTTATAATGAAGTAACGAAAGAACATGCTTTCAAAGAAGGAGAAGGCGATCGTTCCCTTACTTATTGGAAAGAAGTGCATCAAGACTTCTTTTTAAAAGAATACCAAGCAAAAGAATTGGAATTTAACGAAACGATCCCGGTTGTCTGTGAAGAATTTGAAATGGTATTTAAAGCAAACTAA
- a CDS encoding glucose-1-dehydrogenase has product MYQDLAEKVAVVTGGSKGIGNAIARRLAAEKMAVVINYHSDKEGAEETVAELEKAGGKAVAVHADVGTEEGIQALLDAAVSNFGGLDLWVNNAGMENQVSTHELSLEDWNKVINVNLTGVFLGSKAAINHFLETGKKGNIINLSSVHEVIPWPTFAHYTASKGGVKMFTKTIAMEYAHKGIRVNAIAPGAIKTPINAEKFDDPKEKETTLNMIPINSLGEPEDVAAAVAWLASTESKYVTGTSLFVDGGMSLYPSFEEGKG; this is encoded by the coding sequence ATGTATCAAGATTTAGCAGAAAAAGTTGCAGTGGTTACAGGAGGTTCTAAAGGTATTGGAAATGCTATAGCTAGACGTTTGGCAGCCGAAAAAATGGCTGTGGTCATCAATTACCATAGCGATAAAGAAGGGGCTGAAGAAACCGTTGCAGAATTAGAAAAAGCCGGTGGAAAAGCCGTGGCCGTTCACGCTGATGTAGGAACTGAAGAAGGGATACAAGCTCTATTGGATGCAGCAGTTTCCAACTTTGGCGGCTTAGATCTTTGGGTAAACAATGCTGGAATGGAAAATCAAGTCTCTACACATGAATTAAGTTTGGAAGACTGGAATAAAGTCATCAATGTGAATTTAACCGGAGTATTCCTAGGTTCTAAAGCAGCAATTAATCATTTTCTAGAAACAGGTAAAAAAGGGAACATTATCAATTTGTCATCCGTCCATGAAGTCATTCCTTGGCCAACTTTTGCACACTATACTGCCAGCAAAGGCGGCGTAAAAATGTTCACTAAAACGATTGCCATGGAATATGCACACAAAGGTATTCGAGTGAACGCTATTGCTCCAGGGGCCATCAAGACACCTATTAATGCTGAAAAATTCGATGATCCAAAAGAAAAAGAAACGACTTTAAACATGATTCCCATCAATTCTCTTGGTGAACCGGAAGACGTAGCAGCTGCTGTTGCTTGGCTGGCTTCTACTGAATCCAAATACGTTACAGGTACTAGTTTATTTGTTGACGGCGGCATGTCGCTGTATCCATCATTTGAAGAAGGAAAAGGGTAA